One genomic window of Globicephala melas chromosome 8, mGloMel1.2, whole genome shotgun sequence includes the following:
- the LOC115841977 gene encoding exophilin-5 isoform X1, translating to MTKVPQGFDFSFLNEEEARKILQVLERNEELQRAEKDRISKLQKTKRDIRWLQGVTGEWFEEVQRKKFCNETDVSQMLKQPVTYRLRKGMAENDPMELQTSRSKNIPNQRNPTSVPSQLSFRSSFASLFSFRKSRKETLKLQPLGEKGCDDHIPPVSVRGTALQAKIYNSPLENQPIGSAFVPKPAGMREGSSMPPWDASLLEDEFFQVLDDLDGKLAQEQSPSSLDARTPLNYGSRTQFSRFYSSGNKHRNITARHKNCCNETSNMSIYDILRPGTPKEGFKTFSPRTRTICDMYKTREPRVLKEDYVQKNIFGSISLYFDSRQQSASPATGYFTARSLPFSATTQIKTGFIPPSHQQSPKRTPLSSIIWNRSDSSSDRQNEEEFLRAPSPMEIDLADQYMYPRCFQEDRRYEFYHPQSVHRSAPMNNAMSADPFENSENMLFYHEDNPFTGSFLSNTFGWSREQRFRPSPFGGQQEKHSSWSDFHQSRKPFTSSDRDFEMISIEANSAFLAGHCHSVPSQHWGSFSPRYRTNISRNQEKPHPSQFDSQASTLESMEVSQVKRNQSTYFSAPNVCPMPGSSYHIKSDGLECQQDSSPMELHINKEPYSFEIAQTLASSFKTTFPQIPDDRGNPQSPNFQNPTVTLQKIKPASLPIRNYTEVTGTNSDSVDSPPLTENQPNILVTEVNNEKDLNGSVLEKDKQLNKIDQTTMTGEIPQLVSQTVISNPLPDFQNFLSQDSAKSNRFVFNASTTISSKSLPGEISRRDISKIHKANELKKDKSYTGNRKLGSATSLPFIQESKTTSPSLSPNQGFHQELTVRNKDISNIIKNNHGSPECTDNQNAQSSEKPAVLDTKEEQCTTTYSTNCSKSPADHNVPCDSLDLSSGTLPDSLPSNDSCLDALVIPSTAGFSWKCPSSKDLSLGEREEKDNDCKNQNSQFSLSFSENQKSNVNCMPVHNEVVDVVKCHSHPPFRDGKGKGKIRRRISYTEKLSKTESRSIPTSDSSNLIEGTESNSKPPELHTIYCTLPRKSASFLINNRKSESKKMPSSFRNEQLAFQIKTDVEDPVGKYTSNKFSPSSCESESKYSGVVSDSVSIPPEATEEMTNMTNIGSASVRKGPLQVLIKRAVSCPSGVPYASTGRDERKEGLVSDTDASITTLKPWERLINPLGSDSSVRECSLSKRHHQKEYFQECTEKNGRISASRTGIFSHPNEHPLPFSADLSGKESGKTLHKFKTTSMFSVSGDEDNVKCLEVISIYYTLPRKHRKKFCNLLQKYTQNIDSLTESTKVGTEISPNALEKDKLNCSTHEQSGTPSSKDLKMQVSSAQENSHLSYTTENMTGLQLPSFRSSEPTLQEIASIEADVSLHKGEPKSREVSPHNLAKTPLCDSQSKKEKGGKLRSETLYTSLMLQGKKVTREKSENCQQSIKSGNSDFSNLPAHSEENVENSQIIRSSGECTSSAITITATGSLQKDITGIAIDDSSNGLQPGEVRGGIRKDFPKNPDKPLSDSESQAFALTPALHKLQLDEKTCSSEQDLDSLQSEPRELPQRSQEVNMTESKAKDEMQELAWNQPSLLEGSNKSKKSLDDLEKGENRSSVKHRLAVMSKASRKFPAEDLYPRRHVTTIFPQSGNNSGFSTLSPGTPECNPHSPVPTLKSTESTDESRLSNDGVNVEKSEDPLQVTAITNRETSTHLSNQKSNNISQPHQNEFKKISESQLKYENSKDVTVAQILEGESEALAQPSLISLREADFPDHQRGLNPPFQLEPAEKSTVSMPLASFQQQQRSASSLEWEPEPHPYHSKSLKSINVHGALLRKSHPPKFRERHFSESTSIDNALSQLTLGNEFSNNSGYSRRFKSFSELPSCDENESWALYNSGPKMGPRSATSISRPIDYGIFGKEQQLAFLENVKRSLTQGRLWKPSFLKNPGFLKDDVVNPPNPTESSSSNSPSNQMPKDGLSLSAPLNIYEDDPVDSDCDTDTTTDDEYYLDENDKESEL from the exons caggcaaaaatatacaattcacCTCTGGAAAATCAACCCATTGGCAGTGCATTTGTCCCCAAGCCAGCAGGCATGAGGGAGGGAAGTAGCATGCCTCCGTGGGATGCTTCACTGCTAGAGGATGAGTTTTTCCAAG TTTTAGATGATTTGGATGGAAAACTGGCTCAGGAACAGTCTCCAAGCTCATTGGATGCCAGAACACCTCTCAACTATGGATCAAGAACACAGTTCAGTCGTTTTTACTCCAGTGGGAATAAACACCGTAATATCACAGCAAGGCACAAAAATTGCTGTAATGAAACTTCTAATATGTCTATCTATGACATCCTAAGACCAGGAACCCCTAAGGAAGGTTTTAAAACCTTTTCTCCTAGAACAAGGACAATCTGTGATATGTACAAGACAAGGGAACCCAGAGTCTTAAAAGAAGATTATGTGCAAAAGAATATTTTTGGTagtatttctctgtattttgacAGCAGACAACAATCAGCCTCACCAGCTACAGGGTATTTCACAGCAAGAAGCTTACCTTTTTCAGCCACAACTCAGATCAAGACTGGGTTTATACCACCAAGCCACCAACAGAGCCCAAAGAGAACTCCTTTATCATCTATCATATGGAATAGATCAGATTCCTCTAGTGATAGGCAGAACGAGGAAGAGTTCCTGAGGGCACCATCACCAATGGAAATTGACCTTGCTGACCAGTATATGTATCCCAGGTGTTTTCAGGAGGATAGGAGATATGAATTTTACCATCCACAGAGTGTTCACCGAAGTGCCCCCATGAATAATGCAATGAGTGCTGACCCATTTGAGAACTCAGAGAATATGCTGTTCTACCATGAAGATAACCCATTTACTGGGTCTTTCCTTAGCAATACCTTTGGATGGAGCAGGGAACAGAGATTTAGACCAAGTCCTTTTGGGGGCCAACAGGAAAAACATTCTTCCTGGTCTGACTTTCATCAAAGCAGGAAACCATTCACTTCTTCTGACAGAGACTTTGAAATGATCTCCATTGAAGCAAATAGTGCATTTTTAGCTGGTCATTGTCATAGTGTTCCTTCTCAACACTGGGGGTCATTTTCTCCTAGGTACAGGACAAATATTTCCAGAAACCAAGAGAAGCCACATCCCTCACAGTTTGATTCTCAAGCATCCACACTGGAGAGCATGGAGGTGTCACAAGTTAAAAGGAACCAGTCTACTTATTTTAGTGCACCAAATGTTTGCCCCATGCCTGGTTCAAGCTATCACATCAAATCTGATGGGTTAGAATGTCAACAGGACAGTTCTCCTATGGAACTACATATAAACAAAGAACCTTACTCATTTGAAATTGCTCAAACTCTAGCATCCTCATTCAAAACTACCTTCCCACAGATTCCTGATGACAGAGGGAATCCTCAGAGTCCCAACTTTCAGAATCCCACAGTCACTTTGCAGAAAATTAAGCCTGCTTCTCTTCCAATCAGAAACTATACAGAAGTCACTGGGACCAACAGTGATTCAGTTGATTCTCCACCTCTGACTGAAAACCAACCCAATATCTTGGTCACGGAAGTGAATAATGAGAAAGACTTGAATGGATCTGTTttggaaaaagacaaacaactaaACAAGATAGACCAGACAACCATGACAGGTGAAATACCCCAACTTGTTTCACAGACAGTAATTTCTAACCCTTTACCTGATTTTCAAAATTTCCTCTCTCAGGACTCAGCCAAGAGCaacagatttgtttttaatgcaTCTACGACGATAAGTTCAAAAAGTTTGCCTGGAGAGATTTCCAGGAGAGATATCTCCAAAATTCATAAAGCCAATGAACTAAAAAAAGATAAGAGTTATACTGGGAACAGAAAACTTGGCTCAGCAACTTCCCTTCCTTTCATTCAGGAAAGCAAAACAACATCACCTTCTCTCAGCCCAAATCAAGGTTTTCACCAGGAATTAACAgtaagaaataaagatatttcaaacattattaaaaataaccacGGGAGTCCTGAATGTACTGATAATCAAAATGCACAGTCTTCAGAAAAGCCTGCTGTTTTAGATACCAAGGAAGAACAATGTACCACAACTTATTCTACCAACTGTAGCAAGTCACCTGCCGACCACAATGTGCCATGTGATTCTTTAGATCTGTCATCAGGTACACTACCAGATTCCTTACCATCAAATGATTCTTGCCTTGATGCTCTGGTGATTCCTTCTACTGCAGGGTTCTCCTGGAAATGTCCTTCAAGCAAAGATCTGTCtctgggagaaagagaagaaaaagacaatgatTGCAAGAACCAAAATAGTCAATTTTCCCTAAGCTTCTCAGAAAACCAAAAGAGTAATGTTAATTGTATGCCTGTACATAATGAAGTGGTTGATGTTGTCAAATGCCATTCACATCCTCCTTTCAGGgatggaaagggaaaaggaaaaataagacgACGTATATCCTATACCGAAAAATTAAGCAAAACGGAAAGTAGATCAATACCCACAAGTGACAGCAGTAACCTCATTGAGGGAACTGAAAGCAATTCCAAGCCTCCTGAGCTTCACACAATTTATTGTACCTTACCAAGAAAATCAGccagttttctcatcaataaCAGGAAGTCTGAAAGTAAGAAAATGCCTTCTTCGTTTAGGAATGAGCAACTTGCATTCCAAATCAAAACTGATGTGGAAGATCCAGTAGGGAAGTACACATCAAACAAATTCAGTCCCAGTTCTTGTGAGTCAGAGAGCAAATATTCCGGAGTAGTTTCAGACTCAGTCTCAATACCACCTGAAGCCACAGAGGAGATGACAAATATGACAAACATTGGATCTGCTTCTGTTAGAAAAGGACCACTTCAAGTCCTCATCAAGAGGGCTGTGTCATGTCCCTCAGGGGTGCCATATGCCTCAACtggaagagatgaaagaaaagaaggtTTAGTCTCAGATACAGATGCTTCTATTACAACACTAAAGCCTTGGGAGAGACTCATTAACCCTCTGGGAAGTGACTCATCTGTTCGGGAGTGTTCTTTAAgcaaaagacaccaccagaagGAATACTTTCAGGAATGCACTGAAAAGAATGGTAGAATTTCTGCCTCCAGGACAGGTATATTTTCCCATCCAAATGAACACCCTTTACCTTTTTCTGCAGATTTGTCAGGCAAAGAAAGTGGGAAAACATTACATAAATTTAAGACTACTagcatgttttctgtttctggtgATGAAGATAATGTGAAATGTCTTGAGGTGATTTCAATATACTATACTCTACCaaggaaacacagaaaaaagtTCTGTAACCTTCTTCAAAAGTATACACAAAATATCGATTCACTTACAGAATCAACTAAAGTGGGGACTGAAATATCTCCTAATGCTTTAGAAAAAGACAAACTAAATTGTTCTACACACGAGCAGTCAGGAACACCTTCCTCTAAAGATCTAAAGATGCAGGTCAGCTCTGCTCAGGAGAACAGCCATCTTTCTTACACCACTGAAAATATGACTGGTTTACAATTACCAAGTTTTAGGTCCTCAGAGCCTACATTACAGGAAATTGCTTCTATTGAAGCAGATGTTTCTCTTCATAAAGGAGAACCTAAATCTAGAGAGGTTTCCCCACACAACTTAGCTAAAACACCTTTATGTGATTCacaaagcaagaaagagaaagggggaaaattgCGAAGTGAAACCCTGTATACTTCACTaatgcttcagggaaaaaaagttaCAAGAGAGAAATCTGAAAATTGTCAGCAATCCATTAAATCAGGTAACAGTGATTTTTCTAACCTCCCAGCCCATTCAGAAGAGAATGTTGAAAATTCACAAATTATTAGAAGTTCTGGGGAGTGTACAAGTAGTGCTATAACCATTACAGCTACTGGAAGTCTTCAGAAAGATATAACAGGTATAGCTATAGATGATAGCTCCAATGGATTGCAGCCTGGGGAAGTAAGAGGGGGAATTAGAAAAGATTTCCCAAAAAACCCTGATAAACCACTTTCTGACTCAGAAAGCCAAGCCTTTGCTCTTACTCCAGCCTTGCATAAACTACAGCTTGATGAGAAGACTTGTTCAAGTGAACAAGATTTAGACAGTTTACAGTCTGAACCCAGAGAACTACCTCAAAGAAGTCAGGAGGTAAATATGACAGAGAGCAAGGCTAAAGATGAAATGCAGGAGTTGGCATGGAATCAACCTTCACTTCTTGAAGgaagtaataaaagtaaaaaaagctTGGATGACCTAGAAAAAGGGGAAAACAGATCTTCAGTTAAACACAGATTGGCAGTTATgtccaaagcaagcagaaaattTCCAGCTGAAGATTTATACCCCAGAAGACATGTAACTACTATCTTTCCTCAAAGTGGGAACAATTCTGGCTTTAGCACCTTATCCCCTGGCACACCAGAGTGCAACCCACACTCCCCTGTGCCTACGTTAAAGTCCACAGAATCCACAGATGAAAGCAGGTTAAGTAATGATGGAGTAAATGTGGAGAAATCCGAGGACCCTCTCCAGGTTACTGCAATAACCAACAGAGAAACTTCTACACACTTAAGCAATCAGAAGTCTAACAATATTTCACAGCCACatcaaaatgagtttaaaaaaatctcagaatcaCAACTAAAGTATGAGAATTCTAAGGATGTAACAGTAGCTCAGATTTTGGAAGGAGAGTCAGAAGCCCTGGCCCAACCCTCATTGATCAGCCTCAGGGAAGCAGATTTCCCTGACCATCAGAGGGGGCTGAACCCTCCTTTTCAATTGGAGCCTGCAGAGAAATCTACAGTAAGCATGCCACTGGCCAGTTTTCAGCAACAACAAAGGAGTGCTTCATCTCTGGAGTGGGAACCTGAGCCACACCCCTATCATTCAAAGAGTTTAAAAAGCATCAATGTGCACGGTGCTCTACTACGAAAAAGTCATCCTCCAAAATTCAGAGAGCGTCATTTTTCTGAAAGTACTTCTATTGACAATGCCCTGAGTCAACTGACCCTTGGGAATGAATTCTCTAACAACAGTGGGTACAGTCGAAGATTCAAATCTTTTTCTGAACTACCCTCCTGTGATGAAAATGAAAGTTGGGCTTTGTACAACAGCGGGCCAAAAATGGGTCCTAGGTCTGCAACATCTATATCCAGACCTATTGACTATGGGATATTTGGGAAAGAACAACAACTGGCTTTCTTGGAGAATGTAAAGAGGTCACTCACACAAGGAAGATTATGGAAACCAAGTTTTCTTAAGAACCCTGGCTTCCTGAAAGATGATGTAGTTAACCCTCCTAACCCAACAGAGTCATCAAGTTCTAATTCTCCTAGTAATCAGATGCCAAAAGATGGCTTATCTCTAAGTGCACCACTTAATATCTATGAAGATGATCCAGTAGACTCAGATTGTGACACAGACACAACCACGGATGACGAATACTACCTGGATGAAAATGACAAAGAGTCAGAACTGTGA